A genomic stretch from Maniola jurtina chromosome 26, ilManJurt1.1, whole genome shotgun sequence includes:
- the LOC123878317 gene encoding uncharacterized protein LOC123878317 isoform X1, giving the protein MPKRNSNGLIWDFFEKSGAGDKTAFCNYCSKKLSYQTTITNLKHHLERQHKSEYIILSKLTQELTKQIEFSTTLRNKVSKSKQNAKKAFNTNLLIWNSFAKSFDGSKTVTCNYCSNTLSYINTIDNLKAHLKIKHKEEYNKLLNLTKQEKSATASEKSTSDDEGKEFKFESEEVGNVPSTADEEKEDNIRNDSNSDLPVWNFFEKSNNDDSTATCNDCGNSVSYETSIANLEEHLKVKHISQYNNYLDFTKQPEPLSMHNNSTSDTEKQRETRTDEPIWKFYTRSDSSGTAFCNYCDITLSYTTSITNLEEHLKDQHDSEYNSLLNLTKQLESDPPFEDFAYEIEETENLCNSLAMSEEEKEIWNFFECHNDNIAVCNFCSHELSYNHSIANLKLHLKINHITEYNNFSKALQLEAAPKDVREKSERKENRTSFSGILWNFFEKLKHGNNLSSCNYCSKELSYNATIGNLKKHLRRKHAEEYEIFSNLSNELATKTPEGTKMRNLNNLRIWHYFEKSKRGDRIAICKYCNKKFSCSTITNLKTHLKRKHIGKYREFVKEERPTSINRRRLVSMSDRSTTPESEIGNGGYPETDEDAGEEQVQDPEIEDVWNYFEKIPPNKAQCILCKETFQRYVPFLTKHMKEKHRKVAWDHSSDSDEDQNVYTEVVYLEEEEQPPSVVTKSKHTKQAPVTKKRRLSSRYEFVNKPKEAGNTPKTDEIDEEIENFGRYVIGLLKKMPKDVSTQLQMDIISMIMKAKLKLETTTNETVSASVSNVTDGVIVTPSNVIVTTPSNVIHTTQNNESLPTLVIGVENES; this is encoded by the exons ATGCCTAAACGTAATAGTAATGGACTAATATGGGATTTTTTCGAAAAGTCTGGAGCTGGTGACAAAACCGCATTTTGCAATTATTGTAGTAAAAAGCTGTCTTACCAAACCACAATAACCAATCTAAAACATCATTTGGAGAGGCAACATAAGTCGgaatacattattttatcaaaactaACACAAGAACTAACAAAGCAAATTGAATTTTCCACTACACTTCGAAATAAAGTTTCGAAGTCTAAACAAAATGCAAAGAAAGCGTTCAACACCAATTTGCTGATTTGGAACTCTTTTGCGAAATCATTTGATGGCAGTAAAACCGTCACTTGCAATTATTGCAGTAACACATTATCTTATATCAATACAATAGATAATTTAAAAGCACATTTAAAGATTAAACACAAGGAAGAATATAATAAGcttttaaatttaacaaaacagGAAAAGTCTGCTACTGCTTCTGAAAAGTCAACGTCTGATGACGAAGGCAAGGAATTCAAATTTGAAAGCGAAGAAGTTGGGAATGTGCCTAGTACGGCAGACGAGGAAAAAGAAGACAATATAAGAAATGATTCTAATAGCGATCTACCCGTATGgaacttttttgaaaaatccaatAATGATGATTCAACCGCTACTTGTAATGATTGTGGTAACTCAGTGTCCTATGAAACATCGATAGCAAATTTAGAAGAGCACTTGAAAGTAAAGCACATTtcacaatataataattatttagatttCACAAAGCAGCCTGAACCGCTGTCAATGCATAACAATTCAACATCTGATACCGAAAAACAGCGTGAAACTCGCACTGATGAGCCGATATGGAAATTTTATACAAGATCAGACAGTAGTGGAACTGCGTTTTGTAACTATTGTGATATCACCTTGTCTTACACCACTTCAATAACTAATTTAGAAGAGCATTTGAAGGACCAACACGACTCTGAGTATAATAGTCTCTTAAATTTGACAAAACAACTTGAATCTGATCCCCCATTTGAAGATTTTGCATATGAGATTGAAGAAACTGAAAATCTGTGCAATAGTCTTGCAATGTCAGAAGAGGAAAAGGAAATCTGGAACTTCTTTGAGTGTCATAATGATAATATTGCCGTTTGCAATTTTTGTAGCCACGAATTGTCATACAATCATTCGATAGCTAAtttgaaattacatttaaagATAAACCACATAAcggaatataataatttttcaaaggCATTACAGCTAGAGGCCGCACCTAAAGATGTACGTGAGAAATCTGAAAGAAAAGAGAACAGAACAAGTTTCAGTGGAATATTATggaatttttttgaaaagttaaaACATGGCAATAACCTTTCCTCATGTAATTATTGTAGTAAAGAATTATCCTACAATGCTACAATAGGCAATTTGAAAAAGCATTTGAGGCGGAAACACGCtgaggaatatgaaattttttcAAATCTGTCGAATGAGCTCGCGACCAAAACTCCAGAAGGAACTAAAATGCGTAATCTCAATAATTTACGAATATGGCACTATTTCGAAAAATCCAAACGTGGCGACAGAATCGCCAtttgtaaatattgtaataaaaagttCTCCTGTAGTACTATAACTAATTTGAAGACACACTTGAAACGTAAACACATTGGGAAATATCGAGAATTTGTTAAGGAAGAACGTCCTACGTCGATTAATCGTCGCCGGCTAGTATCAATGTCTGATAGGAGTACCACGCCGGAGTCAGAAATCGGCAATGGAGGATATCCAGAGACAG ACGAGGACGCGGGGGAGGAGCAAGTTCAAGACCCGGAGATCGAAGATGTGTGGAACTATTTCGAGAAGATTCCGCCCAACAAAGCGCAATGTATCCTATGCAAGGAGACCTTCCAGCGATACGTCCCATTCCTCACCAAACACATGAAAGAAAAGCACCGGAAGGTCGCCTGG GACCACTCAAGCGATTCGGATGAAGACCAAAACGTTTATACAGAAGTAGTTTatttagaagaagaagaacaacCACCAAGCGTTGTAACCAAATCAAAACATACAAAACAAGCACCCGTAACAAAGAAACGCAGACTCAGTTCTAGATATGAATTCGTTAACAAACCAAAAGAGGCTGGAAATACTCCAAAAACGGACGAAATCGACGAAGAAATTGAGAATTTCGGACGTTACGTgataggtttattaaaaaaaatgcccaAAGACGTTAGCACGCAATTACAGATGGACATAATAAGTATGATAATGAAAGCCAAATTAAAATTAGAGACCACGACAAATGAAACTGTCAGCGCCAGTGTAAGCAACGTTACCGACGGAGTTATCGTTACGCCCAGTAACGTTATCGTTACAACACCGAGTAACGTTATTCATACCACTCAAAATAACGAAAGCCTTCCAACACTAGTTATCGGTGTTGAAAATGAAAGTTAG
- the LOC123878358 gene encoding uncharacterized protein LOC123878358 isoform X2: MSQKIFKSPLKPKRVRRKSKLDDFNMGVLRRTIASFHIEFNELPTLRKLKQVLGDRIGFDGCIETLRTILKLSGYEWSKIDDNRKALTEKHDIQMLRFQYLRRLKKYRDEGRYIVFTGESFVHTTHMQKKLSKGMWIIIVHAGGCEGFIPNAKLVCKANSINGDYHDNMNLDNYKKWLTTQLLPNLPEKSVIVVDNAYHNALLEKTPNCNSNKDTMKIWLAENNIPFDENMKKIELYNLILKNKDRFNRFVIDELIQCKGFEILRLPPYHPELNPIEKIWGMLKNYVANKNVAQNLTSIMALINERLETIDRTIWANTCQNVEETEKQYLQYFDLDNEFIIYVDDSDSDESDSVEMSE, from the coding sequence ATGTcacagaaaattttcaaatcgCCTTTAAAACCTAAAAGAGTGCGTAGGAAGTCTAAACTGGACGATTTTAATATGGGTGTACTTCGAAGAACTATAGCGTCATTTCATATAGAATTTAATGAATTACCAACATTAAGAAAGCTTAAACAGGTACTGGGAGACAGAATTGGTTTTGACGGCTGTATAGAAACTCTGCGAACCATTTTGAAGCTATCAGGCTACGAATGGTCGAAAATAGATGACAACCGTAAAGCTCTAACAGAAAAGCACGACATACAAATGTTGCGCTTTCAATATTTGAGGcggttaaaaaaatatcgtgATGAGGGCCGATATATCGTATTCACGGGTGAAAGTTTTGTTCACACAACACACATGCAAAAAAAGTTATCCAAAGGTATGTGGATCATAATTGTTCACGCTGGTGGATGCGAAGGATTTATTCCAAATGCTAAGTTAGTGTGTAAAGCAAACTCAATAAATGGAGATTATCACGATAATATGAATCTCGACAATTATAAAAAGTGGCTCACTACACAGTTACTGCCCAATCTCCCGGAAAAATCGGTCATCGTCGTGGATAATGCTTACCACAATGCTTTATTAGAAAAAACTCCTAACTGCAACTCAAATAAGGATACCATGAAAATATGGCTGGCTGAAAATAATATTCCGTTCGACGAAAACATGAAGAAAATAGAGCTGTACaatctaattttaaaaaataaagacagATTCAACAGATTCGTTATCGATGAACTGATACAATGCAAAGGATTTGAAATTCTACGACTACCCCCATATCACCCGGAACTCAATCCAATTGAAAAGATATGGGGAATGTTAAAAAACTATGTCGCTAATAAAAACGTTGCACAAAATTTGACATCCATTATGGCACTAATAAATGAACGACTCGAAACGATTGATCGTACAATCTGGGCAAATACGTGTCAGAATGTTGAAGAGACAGAAAAGCAATATTTACAGTATTTTGATTTGGAcaatgaatttattatttacgttGACGACTCTGATTCAGATGAAAGTGATTCTGTTGAGATGAGTGAATAG
- the LOC123878379 gene encoding uncharacterized protein LOC123878379 encodes MIDKNKLYHMYDVPHLLKCFRNNFQKKDLLIGTQRAQWNYIEMVYASDGAQGRARTTKLTDKHIKPNSYDKMKVKFAAQVFSREVFAALQNRMKTYEDLQLVHNYSVPSVNIDNGFFTAEIILFINDLFDSLNCAGHTRGELSNALSLNSTHLEFWNNALKKLQSMKFDATDSREIHNKFYTKKKQLLSFLPVLLMHSEPVVV; translated from the exons ATGatagacaaaaataaattataccacATGTATGATGTTCCGCACCTACTAAAATGCTTTCGCAATAATTTCCAGAAGAAGGACTTGCTGATTGGAACCCAGCGTGCGCAATGGAACTACATCGAAATGGTGTATGCTTCAGATGGCGCACAGGGTCGTGCGAGAACTACCAAATTAACCGACAAGCATATTAAACCAAACTCTTATGACAAAATGAAG GTCAAATTTGCTGCACAAGTCTTCAGCAGAGAGGTGTTTGCAGCCTTACAGAACAGGATGAAGACATATGAAGATCTGCAATTAGTACATAATTATAGTGTTCCATCTGTGAACATTGATAATGGTTTCTTCACTGCTGAAATCATCTTATTCATTAACGATTTGTTTGACAGCCTGAACTGTGCCGGTCATACTAGAGGCGAACTATCTAACGCTTTGTCCTTGAATTCAACTCATTTAGAATTTTGGAATAATGCATTGAAGAAACTACAATCAATGAAATTTGACGCAACAGACTCAAGAGAAATACAtaacaaattttatacaaaaaaaaaacagctgttgagtttcttgccggttcttctcatgcattccgaaccggtggtagtgtaa
- the LOC123878373 gene encoding thioredoxin-related transmembrane protein 2 homolog, whose translation MSFQKDLRQLLKPYYWVNILLSLTYIVCKRTSIICNFLFPESDCELDTRETEILFFLLIVVMLRTRKAGSVTMVNYLSSSFVYTKIANLILWLYADIRYGLPFGAVLILSSLLLPEPSYSGPEYVIYFRGPETLEQELSHNSSTTWLVCLYAAWHPACVTFAPVFAELSASYSLDNLKFGKLDVGRYPEAAKKFRIHDGPTSRQLPTVLLMVDGKEKMRRPQPDSNSKLQKFLFSKDNIKATFDLDGIYQECKKKLAAKPSKKTE comes from the exons atGTCCTTTCAAAAGGATTTGCGTCAATTATTGAAACCCTACTACTGGGTGAACATTCTACTCAGTTTAACGTACATAGTATGTAAGAGAACAAGTATAATTTGCAACTTCCTTTTCCCCGAGTCGGATTGTGAATTAGACACCAGAGAGACGGAAATCCTGTTCTTTCTGCTGATTGTTGTGATGCTGAGGACTCGGAAGGCGGGAAGTGTGACTATGGTCAACTATTTGTCTTCTTCCTTCGTCTATACTAAGATTGCGAACTTGATTTTATGGTTATACGCTGATATACG GTATGGCCTGCCTTTCGGAGCAGTACTCATCCTGAGCTCGCTTCTCCTCCCAGAGCCTTCATACTCAGGTCCAGAGTATGTCATCTACTTCAGAGGTCCGGAAACCTTGGAGCAGGAGCTAAGTCACAACAGCAGCACAACTTGGCTAGTGTGTTTGTACGCGGCGTGGCACCCTGCGTGCGTGACATTTGCACCAGTCTTTGCAGAGCTGTCTGCTAGTTATAGCTTGGATAACTTGAAGTTTGGGAAGCTTGATGTTGGAAG GTATCCAGAAGCAGCAAAAAAGTTCCGCATACACGACGGGCCGACCAGCCGACAGCTGCCCACTGTGCTGCTGATGGTGGACGGCAAGGAGAAGATGAGGAGGCCCCAGCCTGACTCTAACAGCAAGCTGCAAAA GTTCCTGTTTTCAAAAGACAACATTAAGGCAACGTTCGACCTGGACGGCATTTACCAGGAGTGTAAGAAGAAATTGGCTGCGAAACCGAGCAAGAAGACGGAATAG
- the LOC123878358 gene encoding uncharacterized protein LOC123878358 isoform X1: MSTKKHLRSQSKEVIAKVYHRLKYEAENGVEKLTDARWRTAQAVGVSESTITRILREEKQATPSRDMSQKIFKSPLKPKRVRRKSKLDDFNMGVLRRTIASFHIEFNELPTLRKLKQVLGDRIGFDGCIETLRTILKLSGYEWSKIDDNRKALTEKHDIQMLRFQYLRRLKKYRDEGRYIVFTGESFVHTTHMQKKLSKGMWIIIVHAGGCEGFIPNAKLVCKANSINGDYHDNMNLDNYKKWLTTQLLPNLPEKSVIVVDNAYHNALLEKTPNCNSNKDTMKIWLAENNIPFDENMKKIELYNLILKNKDRFNRFVIDELIQCKGFEILRLPPYHPELNPIEKIWGMLKNYVANKNVAQNLTSIMALINERLETIDRTIWANTCQNVEETEKQYLQYFDLDNEFIIYVDDSDSDESDSVEMSE; the protein is encoded by the exons ATGTCTACAAAAAAGCATCTTCGGAGtcag TCAAAAGAAGTAATTGCAAAAGTGTACCACCGCTTGAAATACGAAGCGGAAAATGGAGTGGAAAAGCTTACCGATGCAAGATGGCGAACTGCACAAGCTGTTGGCGTTAGTGAATCCACGATTACGCGAATTTTAAGAGAAGAAAAACAAGCTACTCCATCAAGGGATATGTcacagaaaattttcaaatcgCCTTTAAAACCTAAAAGAGTGCGTAGGAAGTCTAAACTGGACGATTTTAATATGGGTGTACTTCGAAGAACTATAGCGTCATTTCATATAGAATTTAATGAATTACCAACATTAAGAAAGCTTAAACAGGTACTGGGAGACAGAATTGGTTTTGACGGCTGTATAGAAACTCTGCGAACCATTTTGAAGCTATCAGGCTACGAATGGTCGAAAATAGATGACAACCGTAAAGCTCTAACAGAAAAGCACGACATACAAATGTTGCGCTTTCAATATTTGAGGcggttaaaaaaatatcgtgATGAGGGCCGATATATCGTATTCACGGGTGAAAGTTTTGTTCACACAACACACATGCAAAAAAAGTTATCCAAAGGTATGTGGATCATAATTGTTCACGCTGGTGGATGCGAAGGATTTATTCCAAATGCTAAGTTAGTGTGTAAAGCAAACTCAATAAATGGAGATTATCACGATAATATGAATCTCGACAATTATAAAAAGTGGCTCACTACACAGTTACTGCCCAATCTCCCGGAAAAATCGGTCATCGTCGTGGATAATGCTTACCACAATGCTTTATTAGAAAAAACTCCTAACTGCAACTCAAATAAGGATACCATGAAAATATGGCTGGCTGAAAATAATATTCCGTTCGACGAAAACATGAAGAAAATAGAGCTGTACaatctaattttaaaaaataaagacagATTCAACAGATTCGTTATCGATGAACTGATACAATGCAAAGGATTTGAAATTCTACGACTACCCCCATATCACCCGGAACTCAATCCAATTGAAAAGATATGGGGAATGTTAAAAAACTATGTCGCTAATAAAAACGTTGCACAAAATTTGACATCCATTATGGCACTAATAAATGAACGACTCGAAACGATTGATCGTACAATCTGGGCAAATACGTGTCAGAATGTTGAAGAGACAGAAAAGCAATATTTACAGTATTTTGATTTGGAcaatgaatttattatttacgttGACGACTCTGATTCAGATGAAAGTGATTCTGTTGAGATGAGTGAATAG
- the LOC123878317 gene encoding uncharacterized protein LOC123878317 isoform X5 yields the protein MIYGADNKNKPIKKVRLKETTVASRTPRRHALPDSMVKESHKITSSRCYEVLAAEVLKDFECDEDSSHKRVTRASNRSSPIDTGVDNASDRDGQDALIPRSRIKRRISSAVEDEDAGEEQVQDPEIEDVWNYFEKIPPNKAQCILCKETFQRYVPFLTKHMKEKHRKVAWDHSSDSDEDQNVYTEVVYLEEEEQPPSVVTKSKHTKQAPVTKKRRLSSRYEFVNKPKEAGNTPKTDEIDEEIENFGRYVIGLLKKMPKDVSTQLQMDIISMIMKAKLKLETTTNETVSASVSNVTDGVIVTPSNVIVTTPSNVIHTTQNNESLPTLVIGVENES from the exons ATGATATATGGTgctgataataaaaataaaccaatcAAGAAAGTTCGTCTAAAAGAGACTACTGTAGCGAGCAGGACTCCTCGGCGGCACGCTTTGCCGGATTCGATGGTGAAGGAGTCTCATAAAATCACATCTAGTAGATGCTATGAAGTGCTCGCTGCAGAGGTGTTAAAGGACTTTGAATGTG ATGAGGATTCTTCTCATAAACGTGTCACACGGGCTTCAAATAGATCTTCTCCAATAGATACGGGAGTTGATAATGCGAGTGATAGAGATGGGCAGGATGCTCTCATACCAAGAAGCCGTATTAAGAGACGAATTTCTTCAGCTGTTGAGG ACGAGGACGCGGGGGAGGAGCAAGTTCAAGACCCGGAGATCGAAGATGTGTGGAACTATTTCGAGAAGATTCCGCCCAACAAAGCGCAATGTATCCTATGCAAGGAGACCTTCCAGCGATACGTCCCATTCCTCACCAAACACATGAAAGAAAAGCACCGGAAGGTCGCCTGG GACCACTCAAGCGATTCGGATGAAGACCAAAACGTTTATACAGAAGTAGTTTatttagaagaagaagaacaacCACCAAGCGTTGTAACCAAATCAAAACATACAAAACAAGCACCCGTAACAAAGAAACGCAGACTCAGTTCTAGATATGAATTCGTTAACAAACCAAAAGAGGCTGGAAATACTCCAAAAACGGACGAAATCGACGAAGAAATTGAGAATTTCGGACGTTACGTgataggtttattaaaaaaaatgcccaAAGACGTTAGCACGCAATTACAGATGGACATAATAAGTATGATAATGAAAGCCAAATTAAAATTAGAGACCACGACAAATGAAACTGTCAGCGCCAGTGTAAGCAACGTTACCGACGGAGTTATCGTTACGCCCAGTAACGTTATCGTTACAACACCGAGTAACGTTATTCATACCACTCAAAATAACGAAAGCCTTCCAACACTAGTTATCGGTGTTGAAAATGAAAGTTAG
- the LOC123878317 gene encoding uncharacterized protein LOC123878317 isoform X2, which produces MKRSLVWQCFEDGYNGEAKCQICGRQVPNKGKNTSNLRSHILHKHREQYDMIYGADNKNKPIKKVRLKETTVASRTPRRHALPDSMVKESHKITSSRCYEVLAAEVLKDFECDEDSSHKRVTRASNRSSPIDTGVDNASDRDGQDALIPRSRIKRRISSAVEDEDAGEEQVQDPEIEDVWNYFEKIPPNKAQCILCKETFQRYVPFLTKHMKEKHRKVAWDHSSDSDEDQNVYTEVVYLEEEEQPPSVVTKSKHTKQAPVTKKRRLSSRYEFVNKPKEAGNTPKTDEIDEEIENFGRYVIGLLKKMPKDVSTQLQMDIISMIMKAKLKLETTTNETVSASVSNVTDGVIVTPSNVIVTTPSNVIHTTQNNESLPTLVIGVENES; this is translated from the exons atgaaACGTAGTCTTGTATGGCAATGCTTCGAAGATGGATATAATGGTGAAGCCAAGTGTCAGATTTGCGGTCGCCAAGTTCCTAACAAAGGGAAAAACACGTCCAACCTTCGGAGTCATATACTGCATAAGCACCGCGAACAGTACGACATGATATATGGTgctgataataaaaataaaccaatcAAGAAAGTTCGTCTAAAAGAGACTACTGTAGCGAGCAGGACTCCTCGGCGGCACGCTTTGCCGGATTCGATGGTGAAGGAGTCTCATAAAATCACATCTAGTAGATGCTATGAAGTGCTCGCTGCAGAGGTGTTAAAGGACTTTGAATGTG ATGAGGATTCTTCTCATAAACGTGTCACACGGGCTTCAAATAGATCTTCTCCAATAGATACGGGAGTTGATAATGCGAGTGATAGAGATGGGCAGGATGCTCTCATACCAAGAAGCCGTATTAAGAGACGAATTTCTTCAGCTGTTGAGG ACGAGGACGCGGGGGAGGAGCAAGTTCAAGACCCGGAGATCGAAGATGTGTGGAACTATTTCGAGAAGATTCCGCCCAACAAAGCGCAATGTATCCTATGCAAGGAGACCTTCCAGCGATACGTCCCATTCCTCACCAAACACATGAAAGAAAAGCACCGGAAGGTCGCCTGG GACCACTCAAGCGATTCGGATGAAGACCAAAACGTTTATACAGAAGTAGTTTatttagaagaagaagaacaacCACCAAGCGTTGTAACCAAATCAAAACATACAAAACAAGCACCCGTAACAAAGAAACGCAGACTCAGTTCTAGATATGAATTCGTTAACAAACCAAAAGAGGCTGGAAATACTCCAAAAACGGACGAAATCGACGAAGAAATTGAGAATTTCGGACGTTACGTgataggtttattaaaaaaaatgcccaAAGACGTTAGCACGCAATTACAGATGGACATAATAAGTATGATAATGAAAGCCAAATTAAAATTAGAGACCACGACAAATGAAACTGTCAGCGCCAGTGTAAGCAACGTTACCGACGGAGTTATCGTTACGCCCAGTAACGTTATCGTTACAACACCGAGTAACGTTATTCATACCACTCAAAATAACGAAAGCCTTCCAACACTAGTTATCGGTGTTGAAAATGAAAGTTAG
- the LOC123878317 gene encoding uncharacterized protein LOC123878317 isoform X4 — protein sequence MKRSLVWQCFEDGYNGEAKCQICGRQVPNKGKNTSNLRSHILHKHREQYDMIYGADNKNKPIKKVRLKETTVASRTPRRHALPDSMVKESHKITSSRCYEVLAAEVLKDFECDEDAGEEQVQDPEIEDVWNYFEKIPPNKAQCILCKETFQRYVPFLTKHMKEKHRKVAWDHSSDSDEDQNVYTEVVYLEEEEQPPSVVTKSKHTKQAPVTKKRRLSSRYEFVNKPKEAGNTPKTDEIDEEIENFGRYVIGLLKKMPKDVSTQLQMDIISMIMKAKLKLETTTNETVSASVSNVTDGVIVTPSNVIVTTPSNVIHTTQNNESLPTLVIGVENES from the exons atgaaACGTAGTCTTGTATGGCAATGCTTCGAAGATGGATATAATGGTGAAGCCAAGTGTCAGATTTGCGGTCGCCAAGTTCCTAACAAAGGGAAAAACACGTCCAACCTTCGGAGTCATATACTGCATAAGCACCGCGAACAGTACGACATGATATATGGTgctgataataaaaataaaccaatcAAGAAAGTTCGTCTAAAAGAGACTACTGTAGCGAGCAGGACTCCTCGGCGGCACGCTTTGCCGGATTCGATGGTGAAGGAGTCTCATAAAATCACATCTAGTAGATGCTATGAAGTGCTCGCTGCAGAGGTGTTAAAGGACTTTGAATGTG ACGAGGACGCGGGGGAGGAGCAAGTTCAAGACCCGGAGATCGAAGATGTGTGGAACTATTTCGAGAAGATTCCGCCCAACAAAGCGCAATGTATCCTATGCAAGGAGACCTTCCAGCGATACGTCCCATTCCTCACCAAACACATGAAAGAAAAGCACCGGAAGGTCGCCTGG GACCACTCAAGCGATTCGGATGAAGACCAAAACGTTTATACAGAAGTAGTTTatttagaagaagaagaacaacCACCAAGCGTTGTAACCAAATCAAAACATACAAAACAAGCACCCGTAACAAAGAAACGCAGACTCAGTTCTAGATATGAATTCGTTAACAAACCAAAAGAGGCTGGAAATACTCCAAAAACGGACGAAATCGACGAAGAAATTGAGAATTTCGGACGTTACGTgataggtttattaaaaaaaatgcccaAAGACGTTAGCACGCAATTACAGATGGACATAATAAGTATGATAATGAAAGCCAAATTAAAATTAGAGACCACGACAAATGAAACTGTCAGCGCCAGTGTAAGCAACGTTACCGACGGAGTTATCGTTACGCCCAGTAACGTTATCGTTACAACACCGAGTAACGTTATTCATACCACTCAAAATAACGAAAGCCTTCCAACACTAGTTATCGGTGTTGAAAATGAAAGTTAG